A genome region from Chryseobacterium sp. G0186 includes the following:
- a CDS encoding 1-acyl-sn-glycerol-3-phosphate acyltransferase yields MKKLIGKLMLKLLGWKVVLQGDVNNLNRCILVVAPHTHNMEYILGNLAYWSLEKPLKIIIKDAHTKAWYGSVVKGLGGIGIDRSQKNDLVNFVANQFAKEDFSLVITPEGTRSWVPKWRKGFYHMALAAKVPIVLAAGDFKRNIVYLGYTIPYERLASVPFAEIMHEIEDYYIKNDITPKVPANWNPNIMGTGEEAKS; encoded by the coding sequence ATGAAAAAGCTGATAGGCAAACTGATGTTAAAATTATTAGGGTGGAAAGTTGTTCTCCAGGGCGATGTTAACAACCTTAACAGATGCATCCTTGTGGTGGCACCCCATACCCATAATATGGAATATATTTTAGGGAACCTTGCCTATTGGTCCTTAGAAAAGCCATTGAAAATAATCATCAAAGATGCCCATACCAAAGCATGGTACGGAAGTGTTGTAAAAGGACTGGGAGGTATTGGTATAGACAGAAGTCAGAAAAATGACCTCGTTAACTTCGTAGCCAATCAATTTGCAAAAGAAGATTTCAGCCTTGTTATCACCCCTGAAGGAACAAGAAGCTGGGTTCCAAAATGGAGAAAAGGATTCTACCATATGGCTTTGGCAGCAAAAGTTCCTATCGTATTAGCTGCAGGAGACTTCAAGAGGAATATCGTTTATTTAGGATACACCATTCCTTATGAAAGACTTGCTTCTGTTCCTTTTGCAGAAATCATGCATGAAATTGAGGATTATTATATCAAAAATGATATTACTCCTAAAGTTCCGGCCAACTGGAATCCAAATATTATGGGAACTGGAGAGGAAGCTAAAAGCTAG
- a CDS encoding chorismate-binding protein, protein MIYFKLPFNEGLYSVDEKSNKNAVNFYSYNSLSQINFNGDIIKVTTEELKNVSITNEALDNDTTGFTGENKEEYCNTLQQVIEVIKENDLPKLVYSRRKIFRDFNGIDYKESFNNLCTSYPNAFRYLINDGENAWMGAFSEVLGKFNKTTHEFETMALAGTLPVLEEWSEKEIEEQKPVTSYIQNILETYSDQVQKSDTYDHISGNIKHLRTDFKTTIQPEDLDKIIQDLHPTPAVCGIPKDFCNENIRKYEKFPREFYAGYIKVETEENILYFVNLRCARLYKDSVHIFVGGGITAQSSPEKEWTETELKSEAILKNLVITS, encoded by the coding sequence ATGATTTATTTCAAACTTCCCTTCAATGAAGGACTGTATTCCGTAGATGAAAAAAGTAATAAAAATGCCGTTAATTTTTATTCCTACAATAGCCTTAGCCAAATTAACTTTAATGGAGACATTATCAAAGTAACCACTGAGGAATTGAAGAATGTTTCAATCACCAATGAAGCATTGGATAATGATACAACTGGTTTTACAGGAGAAAACAAAGAAGAATACTGCAATACATTACAACAGGTGATTGAGGTTATTAAAGAGAATGATCTTCCCAAGCTTGTTTATTCCCGAAGAAAAATTTTTAGAGACTTTAATGGAATTGATTATAAGGAAAGCTTTAATAATTTATGTACATCCTATCCCAATGCTTTCAGATATTTGATTAACGATGGTGAAAACGCATGGATGGGCGCTTTTTCTGAGGTATTGGGCAAGTTTAATAAAACAACTCATGAATTTGAAACCATGGCTTTGGCAGGAACACTTCCTGTCTTGGAGGAATGGTCTGAAAAGGAAATTGAAGAACAAAAACCTGTTACCAGCTATATTCAGAATATTCTTGAAACCTATTCAGATCAGGTTCAAAAATCTGATACTTATGACCATATTTCCGGAAATATCAAGCATCTCCGTACCGATTTTAAAACAACCATACAACCGGAAGATCTTGACAAAATTATTCAGGATCTTCATCCTACCCCTGCAGTTTGTGGAATTCCGAAAGACTTTTGTAATGAAAACATCAGAAAGTATGAGAAATTCCCCCGTGAATTTTATGCAGGCTACATTAAAGTTGAAACTGAAGAAAACATTCTATATTTTGTAAACCTAAGATGTGCCAGACTCTACAAAGACTCTGTACATATTTTTGTAGGCGGAGGAATTACGGCACAAAGCAGTCCCGAAAAGGAATGGACAGAAACGGAATTGAAGTCTGAAGCAATCCTGAAAAATCTGGTGATTACTTCTTAG
- a CDS encoding PadR family transcriptional regulator — protein MNTENTKAQMRKGILEFCILSLINDREMYVSDLIDELKKGKLDVVEGTLYPLLTRLKNGEFLSYRWEESTGGPPRKYYQITEKGKLFLDELQNTWNELTASVNQITQQN, from the coding sequence ATGAATACTGAAAATACCAAAGCGCAAATGCGAAAAGGAATTCTGGAATTCTGTATTTTAAGTCTCATCAATGATCGCGAAATGTATGTTTCCGATCTTATAGATGAACTTAAAAAAGGAAAACTGGATGTAGTTGAAGGAACCCTCTACCCTCTTCTCACAAGACTTAAAAACGGAGAATTTCTCTCCTACAGATGGGAAGAATCTACCGGAGGACCTCCAAGAAAATATTACCAGATTACTGAAAAAGGAAAACTTTTTCTGGATGAACTTCAAAATACGTGGAATGAACTGACAGCTTCAGTAAACCAAATCACTCAACAAAATTAA
- a CDS encoding PspC domain-containing protein — MNKTLSIGLAGFSFTIEEHAYIKLSDYLNALRSSLDASEADEVMHDIEIRMVEIFRDSLGKREVINDTDVEKVIAQIGTPEKIEEQEEAYFSEKNTTKNNNSGANYTDKKQLFRDPEKQKIAGVCAGLAQYVGMDITAMRAIWLGIFVLGIFTAAISSSLIGLLYVILWVVLPKAETAADFLKMQGKPMNFDNLKNESNKLVQFANESTQRVGEIYTENKPYINNAGSGIWNVFKYIVGGFFVLMAVGSIIGVFVLFGLFGMDTDFPGANQIRFYMDDNGLDKVLAAIMVIGSLIPAILFSLLSIKIFSPKTKLRNIGWVIGGLFLLLIGLGTYFGLSMAKKNLIYKGSKEDTENVAINTTSDTIYVDVKQIAIPQNFKAYDDDIYSDKRSVYEEDYISVEVTRKPDVKTPYLIIKKEGNGYNYPIQLTVPVEVVDNKVILPNYVKYPYEHRFRDYRVNYELVVPQKAVVIPVKKDRIDFDGDLDGDGINDDDQDRDENHHGVRIEKNKITVNGSSIEYNSDDQDSIIINGKKVPNNQAKKVIDSVASDIKKINKDVDIKIKDGKNEISIQTK, encoded by the coding sequence ATGAACAAGACACTCTCAATAGGACTCGCAGGTTTTTCTTTTACCATAGAAGAACACGCATATATAAAGCTCAGCGATTACCTGAACGCTCTGAGAAGCTCACTGGATGCTTCAGAGGCAGATGAGGTAATGCATGACATAGAAATAAGAATGGTAGAGATTTTCAGAGATTCTCTGGGAAAACGTGAAGTGATTAACGATACAGATGTAGAAAAAGTAATCGCACAGATCGGAACCCCAGAAAAAATTGAAGAACAGGAAGAGGCTTATTTTTCTGAAAAAAACACAACTAAAAATAATAACTCAGGAGCTAACTACACAGACAAAAAACAACTGTTCCGTGATCCTGAAAAACAAAAGATTGCAGGAGTTTGCGCAGGTTTAGCTCAATATGTAGGCATGGATATTACTGCCATGAGAGCAATCTGGCTAGGAATTTTCGTCTTAGGAATCTTCACAGCAGCAATATCCTCTTCATTGATCGGACTTCTCTATGTAATTCTTTGGGTTGTACTTCCAAAAGCTGAAACAGCAGCAGATTTCCTGAAAATGCAGGGAAAGCCTATGAACTTCGACAATCTTAAGAATGAGTCTAATAAATTGGTACAGTTTGCCAATGAATCTACTCAGAGGGTCGGAGAAATCTACACTGAAAATAAGCCTTACATCAACAATGCCGGGAGCGGTATCTGGAATGTATTCAAGTACATCGTAGGAGGATTCTTCGTATTGATGGCTGTAGGAAGCATTATTGGAGTATTTGTATTGTTTGGACTTTTCGGAATGGATACTGATTTCCCTGGAGCCAATCAAATTAGATTCTACATGGATGACAACGGTTTAGATAAGGTATTGGCAGCCATCATGGTGATCGGAAGTTTAATTCCCGCTATCCTCTTCAGTCTGTTAAGCATCAAAATATTCTCTCCGAAAACTAAACTTAGAAATATCGGATGGGTAATAGGAGGTTTATTTCTTCTTCTGATTGGGCTGGGAACTTACTTTGGATTAAGCATGGCTAAGAAAAACCTGATCTATAAAGGAAGTAAGGAAGATACAGAAAATGTAGCCATCAATACGACATCTGATACCATCTACGTAGATGTGAAGCAGATCGCTATTCCACAGAATTTCAAGGCATATGATGATGATATCTATTCTGATAAAAGATCAGTGTATGAAGAAGATTATATCTCTGTAGAGGTAACCAGAAAGCCTGATGTAAAAACTCCTTACCTTATCATTAAGAAAGAAGGAAATGGCTACAATTATCCAATTCAGCTTACAGTTCCTGTAGAAGTTGTAGACAATAAGGTAATACTTCCAAACTACGTAAAATATCCTTATGAGCACAGATTCAGAGACTACAGAGTCAATTATGAGCTTGTAGTTCCTCAAAAAGCCGTTGTAATTCCCGTTAAAAAAGACAGGATTGATTTTGACGGAGACTTGGATGGAGACGGTATCAATGACGACGATCAGGACAGAGATGAGAACCACCATGGGGTAAGAATTGAAAAAAACAAGATTACAGTAAATGGTTCAAGCATAGAATACAATTCTGATGATCAGGACAGTATCATTATCAATGGTAAAAAAGTGCCCAACAACCAGGCTAAGAAGGTAATTGATTCCGTAGCATCTGACATTAAGAAAATTAACAAGGATGTGGACATCAAAATAAAGGACGGAAAAAACGAAATTTCCATACAAACTAAATAA
- a CDS encoding XAC2610-related protein, which produces MNILNYSRYLSGFILLGPLCFGQYQFEVKDASKNYEAVILVENCDNDGCMGKGTVELFDNKNTKVQTFTTDNLVFRLETDQKPVPGKMIQLKKEQSPVVFDDFNFDGTEDLAIRNGNMGNYSSASYDVYVFNSTRMAFVKSKELTELASSYFDLFETDPVRKRLIAYGKSGCCHLFTTEYIVIPNQGLDKVLEKEEDSSNEGHIKVITKEKIKNKWITKTKVYPSEEYNK; this is translated from the coding sequence ATGAATATTTTAAATTATTCCAGATATTTATCTGGCTTTATTCTATTGGGACCCTTGTGTTTCGGGCAATATCAATTTGAAGTTAAAGATGCCTCGAAAAACTATGAAGCTGTAATTCTTGTTGAAAACTGTGATAATGACGGATGTATGGGCAAGGGAACGGTAGAGCTGTTTGACAATAAAAATACCAAGGTGCAGACATTTACTACTGATAATCTGGTATTTAGACTTGAAACAGATCAGAAACCGGTGCCGGGAAAAATGATTCAGCTGAAAAAGGAGCAAAGTCCTGTGGTTTTTGATGATTTTAATTTTGACGGAACAGAGGATCTGGCGATCAGAAACGGGAATATGGGTAACTATAGCAGTGCTTCTTATGATGTATATGTGTTCAACAGTACAAGAATGGCCTTTGTGAAAAGTAAGGAACTTACAGAGCTTGCGTCCAGCTATTTTGACCTTTTTGAAACTGATCCTGTACGCAAACGTCTGATTGCCTATGGAAAGTCAGGATGTTGTCATCTTTTTACTACGGAATATATAGTAATTCCTAATCAGGGATTGGATAAGGTATTGGAAAAAGAAGAGGATAGTAGTAATGAAGGACATATAAAGGTGATTACAAAAGAAAAAATAAAAAATAAATGGATTACCAAAACCAAGGTATATCCATCTGAGGAATATAATAAATAA
- a CDS encoding PaaI family thioesterase, translated as MKGQTKEEILAFINNWGDVTLAKTLEIKFIDIDLENETLTATMPVLPRTHQPFGIMHGGASCVLAETLGSSLSNIFIDGDKYYGVGTNINSNHLRSKKDGVVTATARFIRKGKTMHVSEIEIRDEKGILINHTTMTNNIILR; from the coding sequence ATGAAAGGTCAGACAAAAGAAGAAATATTAGCATTTATCAATAACTGGGGAGACGTAACCCTGGCAAAAACCCTTGAAATAAAATTCATCGATATTGATCTCGAAAATGAAACGCTTACCGCTACGATGCCGGTACTTCCAAGAACACATCAGCCTTTTGGAATCATGCACGGAGGAGCAAGCTGTGTTTTGGCTGAAACTTTAGGTTCAAGCCTGTCCAATATCTTCATTGACGGTGACAAGTACTATGGGGTAGGAACCAATATCAACTCCAATCACCTGAGAAGTAAAAAAGACGGGGTAGTAACTGCCACAGCTCGTTTTATCAGAAAAGGAAAGACCATGCACGTCTCTGAAATTGAAATCAGAGATGAAAAAGGAATCCTTATCAACCATACAACAATGACCAATAATATCATTCTGAGATAA
- a CDS encoding BatD family protein, producing the protein MKHKLIYILLTLASVITYGQVNLSLDADKSEYAGKDIVNLTIVLELNGSELVQQTGFQLPDLSKFNIIGSGSVTNTVIDPATNTLITQKVSRIALEPKKKGKIKIGSVLVTVSNKIYKTEPFDVNIRDIVEKKAVASNASNEVYLNMEIEDREVYQDQPTFAVLKVYSRNMDNLRKVKNIRLPQQENINVHPVNFNKSEIDPSGNGNMASQVLAVFMVFPNESGYVEVPGVSASVNSYSNKNKITSNKIKLNVRRLPEGAPDCFKNAVGNFNVSVYNASKEKPEAKKPLNVVIKVSGEGNLPDMLLPKIVASPDYEVFPPKITSKVSPGTTGMKGEILANYVIIPNKSGAISIKTEQFAFFDPNNKEYVDLGQKTLSVNAFSHDQILEARTTVEKVNEYTNNLLETVNTPVLKTTSFKVKEKSKFHWSILLTNISILLALFIAYMLFKTWQKKRTLVRETVSPKPLGSVAETEKEIRELLKIDINDYFGYLENLKDNGEYEKFFITLDELDQEVRNQYFKGSVTEFKTFLEKHKGSSVAEEYGKLQQKIQIEKYSPVKSVESIEELLKTIVNLYSQISK; encoded by the coding sequence ATCCGTAATTACTTACGGACAGGTAAATCTATCTCTTGACGCTGATAAATCTGAGTATGCCGGAAAAGATATTGTAAATCTTACCATTGTTCTGGAACTCAACGGAAGTGAGCTTGTTCAGCAGACAGGTTTTCAGCTTCCGGATCTTTCAAAATTCAATATTATAGGAAGTGGATCAGTTACCAATACAGTAATTGACCCGGCAACCAATACACTTATTACCCAAAAAGTTTCTAGAATAGCCCTTGAACCAAAGAAAAAAGGGAAAATTAAAATTGGTTCAGTATTGGTGACGGTAAGTAACAAAATTTATAAAACAGAACCTTTTGATGTAAATATCCGGGACATTGTTGAGAAGAAAGCTGTGGCTAGCAATGCTTCCAATGAGGTCTACCTGAATATGGAGATCGAAGACAGGGAAGTATATCAGGATCAGCCCACCTTTGCTGTTCTTAAAGTATATTCCAGGAATATGGATAATCTTCGTAAAGTGAAAAATATCCGTCTTCCCCAACAGGAGAATATCAACGTACATCCTGTCAATTTCAATAAATCTGAAATAGACCCGTCCGGCAATGGAAATATGGCATCCCAGGTATTGGCTGTATTTATGGTATTTCCAAATGAGTCAGGATATGTGGAGGTTCCGGGAGTTTCGGCTTCTGTAAATAGCTATTCCAATAAAAATAAAATTACTTCCAATAAGATAAAACTTAATGTAAGAAGACTTCCGGAGGGAGCTCCCGATTGCTTTAAAAATGCAGTCGGAAACTTCAATGTAAGTGTTTATAATGCTTCCAAGGAAAAACCTGAGGCCAAAAAACCATTGAATGTGGTTATTAAAGTTTCAGGAGAGGGGAACCTGCCGGATATGCTGCTTCCCAAAATTGTTGCTTCTCCGGATTATGAGGTTTTTCCTCCTAAAATCACGTCCAAGGTGTCTCCGGGTACTACAGGAATGAAAGGGGAGATTTTAGCCAATTATGTGATCATTCCAAATAAATCTGGAGCCATTTCCATTAAGACAGAACAATTTGCATTTTTTGACCCTAATAATAAAGAATATGTTGATCTTGGACAAAAAACATTGTCTGTAAATGCATTTTCACATGATCAGATTCTTGAAGCTCGTACTACCGTAGAAAAAGTAAATGAGTATACCAATAATCTATTAGAAACCGTTAATACACCTGTTTTAAAAACAACTTCATTCAAAGTAAAAGAAAAAAGTAAATTCCACTGGAGCATTCTTTTAACAAATATTTCCATTCTTTTGGCTTTGTTTATTGCTTATATGTTATTTAAAACTTGGCAAAAAAAACGTACATTAGTTAGGGAAACTGTATCTCCAAAACCTTTAGGATCAGTGGCTGAAACAGAAAAGGAAATCAGGGAATTGCTGAAAATAGATATTAATGATTATTTCGGATATCTTGAAAATCTTAAGGATAATGGTGAGTATGAAAAGTTTTTCATCACACTGGATGAATTGGATCAGGAAGTAAGAAACCAGTATTTCAAAGGCTCTGTTACGGAGTTTAAAACTTTTCTTGAAAAGCACAAAGGTTCTTCAGTGGCAGAAGAATATGGAAAGCTACAGCAGAAAATTCAAATAGAGAAGTATTCTCCTGTAAAATCTGTTGAGAGTATTGAAGAACTTTTGAAAACAATTGTTAATTTATATTCACAAATTAGCAAATAG
- a CDS encoding HD domain-containing protein, with product MKIQKEIDFILAVDALKNVQRRNYNADDSRRENTAEHSWQIVILAQILYPYAKNREDIDLLRVIRMLSIHDLVEIEAGDTFLFDEKAMVGKFDREKVSAQKIFGILDDPLRTEFFNLWLEFEEEKTPDAIFACSIDRIMPFILNSYTSGKSWTEAGVTEKQIRNMLENAITRASDEMGEAFEQLLHKNLETEKVMK from the coding sequence ATGAAGATACAGAAAGAGATCGATTTTATCCTGGCGGTGGATGCCCTGAAAAATGTACAGAGAAGAAATTATAATGCAGATGATTCCAGAAGAGAAAATACAGCGGAACACTCCTGGCAGATCGTTATTCTGGCACAGATTCTTTATCCCTATGCGAAAAACCGTGAGGATATTGATTTGTTGAGGGTGATAAGAATGCTTTCCATTCATGACCTGGTGGAGATTGAAGCCGGTGATACCTTTCTTTTTGATGAAAAAGCAATGGTAGGAAAGTTTGATAGGGAAAAGGTTTCTGCACAGAAGATCTTTGGAATTCTGGATGACCCTTTACGTACAGAATTTTTTAATCTGTGGCTTGAGTTTGAAGAGGAGAAGACCCCGGATGCTATTTTTGCCTGTTCCATCGATAGAATAATGCCTTTTATACTGAATTCTTATACTTCAGGAAAAAGTTGGACCGAAGCCGGTGTTACAGAGAAACAGATCAGGAATATGCTTGAAAATGCCATTACCAGAGCATCGGATGAAATGGGAGAAGCTTTTGAACAGCTATTGCATAAAAATCTGGAAACGGAAAAAGTAATGAAATAA
- a CDS encoding transposase produces MEEQLRSVYIKRTQKDYSLSLKLQIVKEVESGESTISTCRKKYGIQSHGTILNWLRKYGNFDWENQRPYAMEKTPEQRIMELEAEVKLLEKQKAFLEKQAYIADKKAIFFDMMIDLAEKEYRIDIRKNSPPEQSMTSAVRKKKL; encoded by the coding sequence ATGGAAGAGCAATTAAGGTCAGTGTACATCAAGCGTACACAGAAAGATTACAGTTTAAGTTTAAAACTTCAAATAGTAAAAGAAGTTGAATCTGGTGAATCGACCATTAGTACTTGTCGCAAGAAATATGGTATACAATCCCACGGGACTATTTTAAATTGGCTCAGAAAATATGGTAACTTTGATTGGGAAAACCAAAGACCTTATGCCATGGAAAAGACACCTGAACAACGTATTATGGAATTGGAAGCTGAAGTTAAGCTTCTTGAAAAACAGAAAGCCTTCTTGGAAAAACAGGCTTATATTGCTGATAAAAAAGCTATATTTTTTGATATGATGATTGATCTTGCAGAGAAAGAATATCGCATTGATATTCGAAAAAACTCACCACCCGAACAATCGATGACTTCCGCAGTAAGGAAAAAGAAACTTTGA
- a CDS encoding MarC family protein: protein MEILDGFSIKEIVTSFMVLFAVIDIIGSVPIIVGLQQKFGKIEAGKASITAGAIMIVFLFVGNKILKLIGVDINSFAIAGAFVIFVIALEMILGIEINKTTEAKAASIVPIAFPLVAGAGTLTTALSLRAEFHDINIICGIILNTIFVYLVLKSAKWLERKIGDATLMILQKVFGIILLAISIKLFTANFAQLVLNYVNF from the coding sequence ATGGAAATTCTTGATGGTTTCTCTATTAAAGAGATCGTTACCAGCTTTATGGTTCTTTTTGCCGTTATCGATATTATCGGCTCAGTTCCCATTATAGTAGGCCTACAGCAGAAATTCGGAAAGATTGAAGCTGGAAAGGCATCTATTACTGCCGGAGCAATTATGATCGTTTTCCTGTTTGTAGGAAATAAAATTCTAAAATTGATCGGAGTGGATATTAATTCCTTTGCGATTGCCGGAGCTTTTGTGATTTTTGTCATAGCCCTGGAAATGATTTTGGGAATTGAGATTAATAAAACTACGGAAGCAAAGGCCGCATCCATTGTTCCCATTGCCTTTCCCTTGGTTGCAGGTGCCGGAACCTTAACGACTGCCTTATCACTTAGAGCTGAATTTCATGATATTAATATTATCTGCGGAATTATTCTTAATACAATTTTCGTATATTTGGTGCTGAAATCAGCGAAATGGCTGGAAAGGAAAATAGGGGATGCTACATTGATGATCCTTCAGAAAGTTTTCGGTATTATCCTTCTGGCAATTTCTATTAAATTATTCACCGCAAATTTTGCCCAATTGGTGCTGAATTATGTTAATTTTTAA
- a CDS encoding acyl-CoA thioesterase — MTTEERIEASETRIFKAVFPNTTNHYDTLFGGTAMQLMDEVAFITATRFARKRVVTVSSDKIDFKKPIPAGTIVELIGKVAYVGKTSMKVNVEIYTEQMYSYEKEKAIVGDFTFVAIDEFKKPIQIL; from the coding sequence ATGACTACAGAAGAAAGAATTGAAGCATCCGAAACCAGAATCTTTAAAGCGGTTTTCCCTAACACAACCAATCATTACGATACTCTTTTCGGAGGTACTGCCATGCAGCTGATGGATGAAGTAGCTTTCATTACTGCTACCCGATTTGCAAGAAAAAGAGTGGTAACGGTAAGCAGTGACAAGATCGATTTTAAAAAACCAATTCCTGCCGGAACTATTGTTGAACTGATCGGGAAAGTAGCCTATGTTGGAAAAACCAGTATGAAGGTAAATGTTGAGATTTACACAGAACAAATGTATTCCTACGAAAAAGAAAAAGCCATTGTAGGTGATTTTACTTTTGTAGCGATTGACGAATTCAAGAAACCAATTCAGATTTTATAA